In Drosophila teissieri strain GT53w chromosome 2R, Prin_Dtei_1.1, whole genome shotgun sequence, the following proteins share a genomic window:
- the LOC122612300 gene encoding vesicular inhibitory amino acid transporter: MSFIAKLKATPLPPLRNILNVAVQTARQQIPERKDYEQPPGSTAQQHHHSQQAQHKAMEAGMDGGDTTEMSSNPFRNAGRWTNEGEGDGGGDGEYRNEYQSTSFNEYDGRYQQTDGFRQGSIASEGSSFVCEGEGGGGCKIDEFQAAWNVTNAIQGMFIVSLPFAVLHGGYWAIVAMVGIAHICCYTGKVLVQCLYEPDPATGQMVRVRDSYVAIAKVCFGPKLGARAVSIAQLIELLMTCILYVVVCGDLLAGTYPQGSFDSRSWMLFVGIFLLPMGFLKSLKMVSTLSFWCTMSHIVINAVILGYCLLQIGDWGWSKVRFSIDMENFPISLGVIVFSYTSQIFLPTLEGNMIDRSKFNWMLDWSHIAAAVFKAGFGYICFLTFQNDTQQVITNNLHSQGFKGMVNFFLVIKALLSYPLPYYAACELLERNFFRGPPKTKFPTIWNLDGELKVWGLGFRVGVIVSTILMAIFIPHFSILMGFIGSFTGTMLSFIWPCYFHIKIKGHLLDQKEIAKDYLIIGLGVLFGVIGIYDSGNALINAFEIGLPF, encoded by the exons ATGTCATTCATAGCCAAATTGAAAGCCACGCCATTGCCGCCCCTGAGAAACATACTCAATGTGGCCGTGCAAACGGCCCGACAGCAAATTCCAGAGCGCAAGGATTACGAGCAACCGCCGGGGAGCACCgcccagcagcaccaccacagcCAGCAGGCCCAGCACAAGGCCATGGAGGCGGGCATGGACGGCGGAGACACCACCGAGATGAGCTCGAATCCCTTCCGGAACGCCGGTAGATGGACGAACGAGGGAGAGGGCGACGGTGGAGGCGATGGCGAGTACAGGAACGAGTACCAGAGCACATCCTTCAATGAGTACGACGGCAGGTATCAGCAAACGGACGGCTTTAG GCAAGGTAGCATCGCCTCCGAGGGAAGCTCATTTGTATGCGAGGGAGAAGGTGGCGGCGGCTGCAAAATCGACGAGTTCCAGGCGGCCTGGAACGTGACCAACGCCATTCAGGGCATGTTCATCGTATCGCTGCCCTTCGCCGTGCTCCATGGCGGCTATTGGGCCATCGTGGCCATGGTGGGAATAGCACACATCTGCTGCTACACGGGCAAGGTCCTGGTGCAGTGTCTATACGAACCGGATCCGGCCACGGGGCAAATGGTGCGAGTGCGCGACAGCTATGTGGCCATAGCCAAGGTATGTTTCGGACCCAAATTGGGCGCCCGGGCAGTGAGCATTGCCCAGCTCATCGAGCTTCTGATGACCTGCATCCTGTACGTGGTGGTGTGCGGCGATCTATTGGCCGGAACGTATCCGCAGGGCTCGTTCGACTCGCGTTCCTGGATGCTGTTCGTGGGCATATTCCTGCTGCCCATGGGTTTCCTTAAGTCGCTGAAAATGGTATCAACGCTCTCGTTCTGGTGCACAATGTCGCACATCGTGATAAACGCCGTGATACTGGGCTATTGCCTGCTGCAGATTGGCGATTGGGGTTGGTCCAAGGTCCGATTCAGCATCGACATGGAGAACTTCCCGATCTCACTGGGCGTGATCGTCTTCTCGTACACCTCGCAGATCTTTCTGCCCACGCTCGAGGGCAACATGATTGACCGCTCCAAATTCAACTGGATGCTGGACTGGTCTCACATAGCGGCTGCTGTGTTTAAGGCCGGATTCGGGTATATCTGCTTTCTGACCTTCCAGAACGACACGCAGCAGGTGATTACCAACAATCTGCACTCGCAGGGCTTCAAAGGCATGGTTAACTTCTTCCTGGTCATCAAGGCCCTTCTTAGCTACCCCTTGCCATACTATGCTGCCTGTGAGTTGCTCGAGCGCAACTTCTTTAGAGGTCCGCCAAAGACAAAGTTTCCAACCATCTGGAATCTGGACGGGGAACTGAAGGTTTGGGGTCTGGGCTTCCGCGTCGGCGTCATTGTGTCCACCATACTGATGGCCATCTTCATTCCCCACTTCTCCATTCTGATGGGTTTCATTGGCAGCTTCACTGGCACAATGCTCAGCTTTATCTGGCCTTGCTATTTCCACATCAAGATCAAGGGGCACCTGCTCGATCAGAAGGAAATAGCCAAAGACTACCTCATCATTGGGCTCGGTGTGCTCTTCGGCGTTATTGGTATCTACGATTCGGGCAATGCCCTGATAAACGCATTTGAAATCGGTCttccattttaa